Proteins from a single region of Planctomycetota bacterium:
- a CDS encoding methyltransferase, whose translation MNSRERLQATLNHRQPDRVCVDFGSTAVTGIHVAAVSRLRRAVLGQPDYRVKVIEPYQMLGEIDEELRAALGIDVVGVLGRTTLFGFENAGWKPFDLFDGTPVLVPEKFNVTADSNGDLLMYPQGDLTAPPSGRMPKGGYFFDTIIRQPPIDEAKLDPADNLEEFGPLSDRDVAYYTREAERLTSRPDLGAILSMPGTAFGDIALVPAPWMKHPKGIRDIAEWYLSTAARRDYVYQVFQEQCRVALGNIDRLAVILGDGVQAAFLTGTDFGTQRGLFISPAAYRDLFKPFHVAVNKRIHEKTRWKTFIHTCGSVIDLIPDLIEAGFDILNPVQTSAAGMDPRRLKKEFGGQIVFWGGGTDTQRTMAFGKPDEVYREVRERIEIFGAGGGFVFDAVHNLQANTPTENMLALFGAIRDSAR comes from the coding sequence ATGAACTCCCGCGAGCGACTCCAGGCGACGCTCAACCATCGGCAGCCCGACCGCGTGTGCGTGGACTTCGGCTCGACCGCCGTTACGGGCATACACGTTGCGGCCGTCAGCCGCCTCCGCCGGGCGGTGCTCGGCCAGCCGGATTACCGCGTCAAGGTCATCGAGCCGTACCAGATGCTCGGCGAGATCGACGAGGAACTCCGTGCCGCCCTCGGCATCGACGTCGTCGGCGTCCTGGGGCGCACCACGCTCTTCGGGTTCGAGAACGCCGGCTGGAAACCGTTCGACCTCTTTGACGGCACGCCGGTGCTGGTGCCCGAGAAGTTCAACGTGACGGCCGACTCAAACGGCGACCTGCTGATGTACCCCCAGGGCGACCTTACGGCCCCACCGAGCGGCCGCATGCCCAAGGGCGGGTACTTCTTCGACACGATCATCCGCCAGCCGCCCATCGACGAGGCGAAACTCGACCCGGCCGACAACCTGGAGGAGTTCGGTCCCCTGTCGGACCGCGACGTCGCGTACTACACGCGCGAGGCCGAGCGCCTGACCTCGCGGCCCGACCTCGGCGCGATCCTGTCGATGCCCGGCACGGCCTTCGGCGACATTGCGCTGGTGCCCGCCCCGTGGATGAAGCACCCCAAGGGCATCCGCGACATCGCCGAGTGGTACCTCTCCACGGCCGCGCGGCGGGACTACGTGTACCAGGTCTTCCAGGAGCAGTGCCGGGTCGCCCTCGGGAACATCGACCGCTTGGCCGTCATCCTGGGCGACGGCGTCCAGGCGGCCTTCCTCACGGGGACCGACTTCGGCACGCAGCGGGGCCTGTTCATCTCGCCGGCGGCGTACCGCGACCTCTTCAAGCCGTTCCACGTGGCGGTCAACAAGAGGATCCACGAGAAGACCCGGTGGAAGACCTTTATCCACACGTGTGGCTCGGTGATCGACCTGATCCCGGACCTCATCGAGGCCGGCTTCGACATCCTCAACCCGGTGCAGACCTCGGCGGCCGGGATGGACCCGCGGCGCCTGAAGAAAGAGTTCGGCGGCCAAATCGTCTTCTGGGGCGGCGGGACCGACACGCAACGGACCATGGCCTTCGGCAAGCCCGACGAGGTTTACCGCGAGGTCCGCGAGCGCATCGAGATCTTCGGCGCGGGCGGCGGCTTCGTGTTCGACGCCGTCCACAACCTCCAGGCAAACACGCCGACCGAGAACATGCTGGCCCTGTTCGGGGCCATTCGTGACAGCGCCCGGTAA
- a CDS encoding substrate-binding domain-containing protein, protein MNRFSILLPALAAALMAAGCARTDTAAPDKGKADTSGQLYIEVSALGSLDYFYDHKMGMEMAGKVLGVRTEYVGPADYDMAAMANVFELVIAKKPNGIVVVGFENSLNALVDKAAAAGIPVVTVDADLPGSKRVAFVGTGNYRAGFEGGKTLASLLDGKGKVALMTKPGQSNLEERIRGYQDALKQFPGIRIVQVADTQSDPVVAAQAAASLLQKYPDLAGIACVEAAGGNGAATAVREAGRAGKVKIVAMDRGNEVLESIQDGVISATVAQQTALMPFYAVQILYNLNNHPVPVTTDNAKAGVAGVPEVVDTGVVIVDKDNYQYFVRK, encoded by the coding sequence ATGAACAGGTTCAGCATCCTTCTGCCGGCCCTGGCGGCCGCCCTCATGGCTGCAGGGTGCGCCAGGACCGACACCGCCGCGCCCGACAAGGGCAAGGCGGACACCTCCGGGCAACTCTACATCGAGGTCTCGGCCCTGGGCAGCCTCGACTACTTCTACGACCACAAAATGGGCATGGAGATGGCGGGCAAGGTCCTGGGCGTGCGGACGGAATATGTCGGCCCGGCCGATTACGACATGGCCGCCATGGCCAACGTGTTCGAACTGGTCATCGCCAAGAAACCCAACGGCATCGTCGTCGTGGGGTTCGAGAACTCCCTGAACGCCCTGGTCGATAAGGCCGCCGCCGCAGGCATCCCGGTGGTGACGGTTGACGCGGACCTGCCTGGCTCGAAGCGCGTGGCCTTTGTGGGCACCGGCAACTACCGCGCCGGGTTCGAGGGCGGCAAGACACTGGCCTCGCTTCTGGACGGCAAAGGTAAAGTGGCCCTCATGACCAAGCCGGGGCAGTCGAACCTGGAGGAACGCATCCGCGGGTACCAGGACGCCTTGAAGCAGTTCCCCGGCATCCGGATCGTCCAGGTGGCCGACACGCAGTCGGACCCGGTGGTGGCGGCCCAGGCGGCGGCGTCGCTCCTCCAGAAGTACCCCGACCTGGCGGGCATCGCGTGCGTCGAGGCGGCCGGCGGCAACGGCGCCGCCACCGCCGTCCGCGAGGCCGGCCGCGCCGGCAAGGTCAAAATCGTGGCCATGGACCGCGGCAACGAGGTCCTGGAGTCCATCCAGGACGGCGTCATCAGCGCCACCGTGGCCCAGCAGACGGCCCTCATGCCCTTCTACGCCGTTCAGATCCTCTACAACCTCAACAACCACCCGGTCCCCGTGACCACCGACAACGCCAAGGCGGGCGTCGCCGGCGTTCCCGAAGTGGTCGACACCGGCGTCGTCATCGTCGACAAGGACAACTACCAGTACTTTGTGAGGAAATAG